From Microlunatus capsulatus, a single genomic window includes:
- a CDS encoding Ig-like domain repeat protein, with protein sequence MLAIPRAIPVRARSLALGLPLLLTALLTLDAAPAQAAPAGTAPAAAAAVDPGDRASVAAAYRDVYLPAVAVRAPEPAAGTTTSCDAGSTPVVLQNATRDLVNYFRAMSGVGPVTFDARFSAKAQKAALIGYANGALSHTPSSRSTCWSSDGAEAAASSNLALGYGGADVVRGYMDDAGEGNLAAGHRWWLQRPRTLTMGNGTVGGSNALWVAGDSGFTTGPRYTSWPSAGYVPGPLEPGGRWSFTTWDPDYDLSRATVAVRGPAGDLAVRPAPVDAAFGSLVFDVGTIARPAGAATDAYAVTVTGILKRGEPITPYRYTVTLFDPAADIPLEAAGPVTVEGSPLAGQTLRATAPGWSLPGTTTTYQWYRGSGPLPGATGATLLLAPGDVGERVSVAVTGTAPGRDPLTVSSAPTSVVRAPATVEVTATSPDQRQVALDVTVTAGAEPAPTGTVDVLEDGTVVAPGVALTAGRADRTLTDVSPGSHRYTVRFAGGPRVGAASTTAAAVDVGGPVAAELDVEPRSTAPGRLALDVVVSAAGESAPDGRLEVRDGGRLVGTTTSVTDGRATWSVTDLAPGDHTLTVRWLGSTRVAPAAVTTVVTVQDRATAALAVTPTSTSVGALTLAVAVDAAGAPVPGGTVTVTEGSRTVAGGLPVVAGRASWTAKGLPSGAHTYTVSFSGTGAVKPARTTLTTTVKAKVTPTVTLKGSSPSSRKATVAVTVKASGQTGLGGTVTVKEGSRTLKKGLAVTKGRATWTATGLTAGKHTYTVVYAGTSQVTSGSAKVAVTVKK encoded by the coding sequence ATGTTGGCGATCCCCCGAGCCATCCCTGTTCGCGCGCGCTCCCTGGCCCTCGGCCTCCCCCTGCTCCTCACCGCACTGCTGACCCTGGACGCCGCCCCGGCCCAGGCGGCACCCGCGGGGACGGCGCCGGCGGCGGCCGCCGCGGTCGACCCGGGCGACCGCGCGTCGGTGGCGGCGGCCTACCGCGACGTCTACCTGCCGGCGGTGGCGGTGAGGGCCCCGGAACCGGCGGCCGGCACCACGACCAGCTGCGACGCCGGGAGCACGCCGGTCGTCCTGCAGAACGCCACCCGCGACCTGGTGAACTACTTCCGGGCCATGAGCGGCGTCGGCCCCGTGACCTTCGACGCCCGCTTCTCGGCCAAGGCCCAGAAGGCGGCCCTGATCGGCTACGCCAACGGCGCCCTGAGCCATACCCCGTCGTCGCGGTCGACCTGCTGGAGCAGCGACGGCGCCGAGGCCGCGGCCAGCTCGAACCTCGCCCTGGGCTACGGCGGCGCCGACGTCGTCCGCGGCTACATGGACGACGCCGGGGAGGGCAACCTCGCGGCCGGGCACCGCTGGTGGCTGCAGCGACCCCGCACGCTGACGATGGGCAACGGGACCGTCGGCGGCTCCAACGCGCTGTGGGTGGCCGGCGACAGCGGCTTCACCACCGGCCCGCGCTACACGAGCTGGCCCTCGGCCGGCTACGTCCCCGGACCGCTGGAGCCGGGGGGCCGCTGGTCCTTCACCACCTGGGACCCCGACTACGACCTCAGCCGCGCCACCGTCGCCGTCCGCGGACCGGCCGGCGACCTCGCCGTCCGCCCGGCGCCGGTCGACGCGGCCTTCGGCTCGCTCGTCTTCGACGTCGGCACCATCGCGCGGCCCGCCGGCGCGGCCACGGACGCCTACGCCGTGACCGTCACCGGCATCCTCAAGCGGGGCGAGCCGATCACCCCGTACCGCTACACCGTCACGCTGTTCGACCCCGCCGCCGACATCCCCCTGGAGGCGGCCGGCCCGGTCACCGTCGAGGGCTCGCCGCTGGCGGGGCAGACCCTGCGCGCGACGGCGCCCGGCTGGTCGCTGCCGGGCACCACCACCACCTACCAGTGGTACCGCGGCAGCGGTCCGCTCCCCGGGGCCACGGGCGCCACGCTCCTGCTGGCACCCGGCGATGTCGGCGAGCGGGTCAGCGTGGCCGTCACGGGCACGGCGCCCGGTCGGGACCCGCTCACGGTCTCCTCCGCCCCTACGTCGGTGGTGCGCGCGCCGGCCACGGTCGAGGTCACCGCGACCTCGCCCGACCAGCGCCAGGTGGCGCTGGACGTCACCGTGACGGCGGGCGCCGAGCCCGCTCCGACCGGGACCGTCGACGTGCTCGAGGACGGCACCGTGGTCGCGCCGGGCGTGGCCCTGACGGCGGGGCGGGCCGACCGCACCCTGACCGACGTCAGCCCGGGCAGCCACCGCTACACCGTCCGCTTCGCCGGTGGCCCCCGCGTGGGCGCCGCCTCGACGACGGCCGCGGCCGTCGACGTGGGCGGGCCGGTCGCGGCCGAGCTGGACGTCGAGCCCCGCTCGACCGCCCCGGGCCGGCTGGCGCTCGACGTCGTCGTCTCCGCGGCGGGCGAGTCCGCCCCGGACGGCCGGCTCGAGGTGCGCGACGGCGGCCGGTTGGTGGGCACCACCACCTCGGTCACCGACGGCCGCGCGACCTGGTCGGTGACCGACCTCGCCCCTGGCGACCACACGCTGACCGTCCGCTGGCTGGGCTCGACCCGTGTCGCGCCGGCCGCCGTCACCACCGTCGTCACCGTGCAGGACCGGGCCACCGCCGCGCTCGCGGTGACCCCGACCTCGACCTCGGTCGGCGCCCTCACCCTCGCCGTGGCGGTCGACGCGGCCGGCGCGCCGGTGCCGGGCGGGACCGTCACCGTCACCGAGGGCTCCCGCACGGTGGCCGGCGGCCTGCCGGTCGTGGCCGGCCGGGCCAGCTGGACGGCGAAGGGCCTGCCCAGCGGCGCGCACACCTACACCGTCAGCTTCAGCGGCACCGGCGCGGTGAAGCCCGCCCGGACCACCCTCACGACCACGGTCAAGGCCAAGGTCACGCCGACCGTCACCCTGAAGGGGAGCTCGCCGTCGTCGCGGAAGGCGACCGTGGCGGTCACCGTGAAGGCCAGCGGACAGACCGGCCTCGGCGGCACCGTCACGGTCAAGGAGGGCAGCAGGACGCTGAAGAAGGGCCTGGCCGTGACGAAGGGCCGGGCGACCTGGACGGCGACCGGCCTGACGGCGGGCAAGCACACCTACACCGTCGTCTACGCCGGCACCTCGCAGGTGACGAGCGGCTCGGCGAAGGTGGCGGTCACGGTCAAGAAGTAG